CTCCCATGTGCTGCTTCCCCAACCCCAGTATCTTCACCTTTGTTCCTCCCTCAGAGTCAGAGAGGTGTCTGCTCCCCTGGGGGTCCACCATCCCTTATGGCTGAtcccctgcctcctgcttccCCTGACTCTACTGTTCCTTCTTTAGCTTTAGCATCTCCCTCTCCTTAGCTCCTTCCTGTTTCTTAAAGCTAGTCTGATCTTCTTTGAAAGAAAACTTTCACTAATAAACAATACATGAATTCaaccattcatttattaatttccaATAAGCACTCATTGAAATTCCATTATGTGATAGCACTGGATATTCAGAtataaacaagaaagaaagggTCACTTCTCCACTGATCCTATAATAAAAGGGAGGAAGATGGacgaaaacaaaatccaaaaaaaaaaaaattaggaagaaTAAACCAAAAATTTAGTATAAGAAACCCACATATGGAAATGGGCAAAAATACAGAATAACCAGAGTACATCAGCCAGGATGACCAGGAAGGCCTCTCTCAAGAAAGACTGATATCAGGAGAGACAGGTGAGAAACACAGTCATGGGAAGAACGAGCAGAAGAGTGTTCTGAGCAGAGAAAATGTCATATGCAAAGGTCCTGTGCCAAATAAAAGCTTGGCTTGTTGGTGAGATGGAAGGGCAGGGAGCCTGGGAGGGTGTGGCATCAGATGATGCTGGAGGGAGGCCAGGGACAGCTCACACTGGATTACATTCTAAGGGAAATGAGAACCCGTGGAAGAATTTAAGCACAGAAGAGACATGATCTGCATATCATTTGTATGCTAGACTGAGAGGTAGGGTAAATACATGCTCTCTTTTACTCAGGACAGTTTCAGTTTATTTCTGCCATCCATGTATAATAATCAATAATGCCATTTTCCTCAGTGGAAAGTGACTCGGTTTAGATGAAAAATTATACAGTCAACTTAAGCAGAGGGGGAAGCCATGAAGATGGGGAGACTGGTTAGACAGCTGTTGCAGGAACCCAGGAGAGAAATGGTGTGGCCAGGAACACAGAGATGCATATGAGAGCAGGCTGATGGACTAGAGATGAATTTTGGAAGTTGAATCACAGGACTTGTTAGTGGACTGGATGTGGGGTAAAGGAAGGGAAGCATCAAGAACATGTCTCAATTTCTGGACTGAGCAACAGAGGGAAAAATTGGATCATTTACTTAAGTGGAGGGGCCTGACTGTGAAGAATTCTGGTGGGGGAGAGGAGAGCTCACTTTGGGACACATTGAGTGTGAAATCTCTGGAAGTCATCCAATCAGAGATGTCTAGAGGCCAATCAGATACATAAGCATGGAGCTCAGAAATGAGGTTCTGAGGAGGAGAAATAATTTTCAGAGCCATCAACATATAGATACTGTTTGCTTCCAGATAGGAGGGAGGACAACTGTGCTGAGCATGGCTCAGAGTCCTCCTGATACAGGAAGAGAAACATGTCAATTATCTTGGCACCTTGGAGGTCACTGGTGACCAGAACTGTTTTGCTGAGCGGTGGGGACAGAGGTCAGGCTGGTGTGGATTCTAGTGTGAGTCAGAAGTGAGGAAGCAGAATGTGCAGGTGGACAGACTCTTAAGCTTGATgataaagaagaagaggaaaaggtgaaaGAGTGAAGAGTGACATGGATTGATATCTGGGTTTTCAATGTGGGAATTTATTAAGAAATCAGATGCTGAGGGTAAGGACTCTGTGAGGCACTGTTCCCATGAGGAGAACAAGCTGTGGTGTGTCTGTAACCAGTCAGGCATCTCTTGAGCACAAGGGCTGTCATGCGGGAGATCCGTGGAGGAGAGAGTCCCCACCTCTGAACCCCAGTCTTGACAGCACATCCCTGTCCTCCTGCAGTCAGCCTCACCAGCCTGCAGTCCTGGCTGCTCACCCACTGcaggtgtgaccttgagcaaggtcCAGATCACTTCCCTCTAAGCCTCATTTCTTCAAGTGAGAACTGCAAAGCCTTTGTGGTAAATCAAATAAAGCATGTAGAGTTAGAACATTTGCAATGAAAGAAAATGGTGGCCTCTATAATTACTATGCCTCAGCCACAGCCCAGCAGAGTTTGGATCACCATTGGTCTGTGTTTCTGAGGAGGCTCGTCTTAAACTGTGTTGGAAGTGTGTATCTTCATAGCTGACATTCACTCTAGAAGTGAAAATAGTATTTTGTTTGATCCAAAGGTAGTGAGGATAAAGGTAAGGGAAACTCATCTGAGAATGATTTCTCAGATAAAATGAGCTGAAACTAATTAACAGCTGAGTCAGGGGTTGGCTCTGGTATTGATGAGAAATAATTAGAGTCTAAGATGCAGTTTCCAGGACAGGTGTCATGAGACTGGGCTTCCTGGCAAATGTGCCTTCTtgatttgggaagagatccctgGGGATAAGGCCCGGAGTGAGGCGGGGTCAGAATGCAACTGGCTGGGCAGTGGAGAGTCGGGACCCAGAGAGGCCTGAAGGAGCGACGCAGTGactggggaggaagaagaggccGTGGGGCTGCCCAGGCTTGTGCCCGAGTCAGGCCCCGCCACCGAGGAGCCCAGCGTGATGGCCAGTGCTCTCCCAGCTCAGGCTTACTCAGGAGGAGAAACTGGGGTCCTGAGAGTACTGGGGCGCAATGGGGCCATGTGAGCACAGGGCAGGGGTCCAGGTCACCGGGGATTCCTGGGACCCTCCAGTCACAGGCTCATCCTCCACAGAGCTTTCACCTTCCATATGGTGCCAGGAGGCCTTTCTCCCCAGGGTCTGACTCAAAGACTCCAGTTCCCATCAACATGTTCAGTTCCGCAAACGTTACTGGGCAGATCTGGGGACGTGTCTCAGTTCCTGGGGTGACAGAGTTCAGTGACCCTCTTACCCTATTTGGAGGGAAGTGATGTGCGGCTCGTAGTTTAGGCCCAAGAGAATTCTACATTCCTACCTTCAAGGACTGTGTCCCTGACCCCACGCAGAGAGCGCCAAGGACAAGCTGGGTGACTAGACCGGGGACAGAGGAGGTGGCAGGACACAAGTGCCGGGAGGGAGAAGGCCTGGACTGAGAAGGGCCTGGAAACGGCCCCGGGGGAACcagaggggcctggagagggAGCGGGTCTGATTGGGGGAAGGCTGGACAGGGGTTCTGTCCTGAATGATGCTGAGGGTGTGTCCCGGAAACAAACACACAGGCACAGGCTGAGCTTCACGTGGCTGTCCTGCCATCAGTCCTGGAACCAACAGGCTGTCCTCATACCAGGAATGACACACAGTCTCAGTATTCCATCTCTTAAGCATTTATTAGATCCGCTGCCTTCTGTGGACAGAGAACACTCTAGCTCAGTGTCCCTGCCCTTGGAGACTCACAGCCCCGTCTCCTGAGCAGAGAGAGAGGCAGCTCAGTACTTGTCAGGCAGGCCAGGAGGTCTGAAGTGGTTGGGGTCTTTGCCGCTCCAGCCCCATTCGTTGGCAAACTGGTCGGCCTTCGTGTCCTCCCGTAGCTCCTCCCTGGTCATGCCCTTAAACACAGGGTCTGTGATTGCCTGAAGAGCCTCTCTGGCATCACTGGAAAGAAGGAGAGCAGGGAGGGGATTAATCCAGGACTAtgagccccagccccaccctccccatctctcCTCTTTCCAAGGGATCAGTGACTCTGAGAGGAGCCCAGGAAAGAGGGGCTACAACCCTGAGGCTCCCTGGGCTCAGCCCACCTGAGCCCTGCACGTTCCCTGGATGCTGGGGAAACAGCACCCATAGGGGGAGGGTTGAGAATCGCCTGTCTCACCAGCCTTGCTCTGCTCTTCAACCACTCAGACCTcacactgggtgcagagcaggaGGGCGTTTAATAGTAGGAGGGCCCTCAACCCTACTGGAAAGTTCTCCAGGGCTTGGCCCCTCCAGGTTGTTCAAGGCAGCCAAACTCTGCCCACCCATCCCTGCAACCCAGAGACCCTGGTACCTGATCACTTTAGCAGCCCAGACACCCCCTGGTCCCCTTTGGGCAGCATCATAGTTTCCGCGGGCGTGGAAGTATTTGTCTGCACCTATGTACCCGGCTTCTCTCATGTCAGAGAAGGCTCTCCACATGTCTTTAGTCCCTGGAAAGCAAAGCACATGGAGTAAGGATTATCCGGTGGAGAGAAAACTGAAGAATCAAGGAATGAACAATCTTCCACTGACTCGGTTTCAGCCTGTGGTCAGAGCACCACAAATGCCACAGGGTGAGAAGAGCGTTCCTTATGCCCAGCTGCTGCTCCTGGTAGCGGAGTGAGCGCCATTGGGGTGGGGTCGGGGAGGGCTACGGCTGTGGGACCCCTTTGTCTGACCCCTGTGATGCTGTCTCTGTGCTGCGTCTCAGTGAGGGCTCTACCTGATATGTTTCAGGACAGAGGTATCATTACAGGACAGGATTCCTCAACAGCATTCTATTGACATGTGACACCAGGTACATTGTTGCTATCAGGGTTGCCCTGGATATTATAACATGTCTAGCAGCATCCTTGACCTTTGAAACTATACCCCAGTGTGACAACTGAAAATGCACCCAAGCATCACCAAACGTCCCCAGGACACAAATTTGCCCTGGGTCCAGAACCACTGTTGTAGAGGAAGCTGCATGTGATAAGCTCCGGGGCACGTGGGTGAGTGAGGAGGCGACATGCGAGACAGATTCTGAGAAAGGGCAGACATACTCCTCTGCTCTGACGCCTAAGAAATGTATTCCTGCCTCATGAAAGGACCCCTTGTGACTTGATTCCCCTGCCTGTTAGGTGAGTGAAAGGAATCCTGAGAACTCTCTAGTGGATGGTACTGGTGATGTGGGCTGCTTGAGGAAGTGGGTCTATTCCTCAGCCTGGCTGCACTGTCCAATAATCTGGGGAGACCCTCAAAGTCCCCTGAGCCCTCACAGCCCAGGCCAGTCACCTCCCCTGCTCTGGGCTGGTCTCAGGCAGCAGTAGTTTTCATGGCTCCCCAGGGGACTCCAAACTGCGGCCCAGATTGCTCAGCCCCCGTCTTCAggaagtggtgctgggagaagTCGGTGAGAGCCTTGGCCTCAAACACAGCTGGGTTCCCACCTCTGTCCTGCCGCCTGCTGACGGGCACTCAGTCCCTGGGCGACGGACTCGGCTGCTCTAAGCCTCGGTTTTCTCCCCTTCAGGTGGAGAAAGATGCCCCCTCACGGAGGTTTTCTGCAGGTAATATACGACCAATTGTCCCAGCTTGACCGGAACTGCCCCTGTCTTCCTGAAACTGCCCCAGATAGTGCTGCTAGTGTCCTGGAAAActccccagccctgggcagagAAGGAAAGTGGGTCCCTCTAAATTGCACGTAAGAACCAAGTTCCTGGTGGAGGTTTTCATATGATATtaggttcacacacacacacacagacacacacacacatacacacacctttatttttttgtcaGTTTAGCGGCCAGGAAACGGTAGGAAACAGACTAAACAGGGATGGTGTCACTCAGCATAGGAAGCACAAACAAGGTGTTCTGAAGGCCTCTGAATCATCCAACTaggaaatggaaggaaggaagagaggaagggagggagggaggagtagGGATGGAGGGACAGGAGAGGTGAACATGGATCGCTTTCACCCTACATCGTGCAACTGGTCTGAGGGAAATTTCGTTCCATTTCAGACTTGTTTTGTGTCTTCCATTCATACTTAAATTTCAGCTGGAAATGATGCTCATTCTTTCTGTAGTACCTGATGGACATAAATCCTGTGCTTTCCAATCTGTCTGAAAATACTTCCCTAACACCGGGCACATTCTGCCACATAGGGCAACATCTCCTAGGACTGCAGCTCCAACCCTCAGGGGTGTTTCGGGTGAAGCCTAGAGGCCCAAGGATGCCATCGCCCCTCCATCAGCCTTACCTTCAAAAGCCTCACCAAGGAAGGAAAGCAGGCTGTGGGCTCCCAGCACCAAGGAGCAGAGAATGAGGCCTGTGAAGAGCTTCATTGTGctgaaaggagaggagagggtcaGGGAGACATGGACAAGACTTTCACCCCTCTCCACTTTGGGGTGTGTATGTCAAGGAGAGCCTGGCTGCTCATTTCCACTAGACTCCCAGTGGTCCTACTAGGAGACACTGCAGTAGGACCTGACTCGCAGCCTCAAGCCCTCGATTCCAAACCCACCAACCCTGAACCCAGACTGTCTAGGAGGTCACCCAGGTGGCTTTGGTGGAAGAAGAGGACAGTTGGGCCCAAGTTGTGTCTTACTAAAGCAGCCTGTCGTTAATCAAAAAGCATTTCCCATGCACTACTCTGCCAGCACTGACCACGTATAGGAGAAATAGAAATCAGAAGAGTTATGTTTTAAAGCaaatgttttcaaagaaatgGCTCCTTGAAGTGGTTCCTCACCTGATCCCCAGTGGAGCAGAGCTGCTGGTCCCTGCCTGCTGTGGAGGGGTGGCCCTATTTATACTGAGCCATCCCtggcaggtcagggggtgag
Above is a genomic segment from Dama dama isolate Ldn47 chromosome 2, ASM3311817v1, whole genome shotgun sequence containing:
- the LOC133073757 gene encoding serum amyloid A protein-like — encoded protein: MKLFTGLILCSLVLGAHSLLSFLGEAFEGTKDMWRAFSDMREAGYIGADKYFHARGNYDAAQRGPGGVWAAKVISDAREALQAITDPVFKGMTREELREDTKADQFANEWGWSGKDPNHFRPPGLPDKY